One Gemmatimonadales bacterium genomic window, TGCCCGCCAGCTCAAGTCGCAGGCGGCCCGTCGGCGCGCCCGCACTCGGCGCACCAAGTAGTACCTGCGTTACCCGTCGGCGGCTAATCGCAGCCGCAGGCGTCACTGCGTCACCCTCCCTACCGGGTGACGCTGAGCTGGCGGGGATTGGATCCCGGAAAGCTGCCGGCCCTTCCTCACCGCACTGCCGCGACCTCGCCGCGCGCCGGCAAGCCGTTCTGCTCCGATCGCGCCGAACCTCGCTGCCCCCAGCCGGAGCCCACCAATGCCGACCCTCGCTCTGGACCTGATCCAAACCGTCGCTCTCGCCGTTGCAGTGCTGTTCGCCGGCTACGGGTTGCGACGCCGGATAGCGGTCCTCGATCGGTTCAACATTCCAGCGCCAGTCATTGGCGGGTTCCTCTTTGCCGCGCTGGCCCTGACGCTCCGGCAAACTGGCCTCCTGGCCTTCGAGTTCGATACGACGCTGCAGTCGCCCTTCATGATCGCGTTCTTTACCACCATCGGCCTGGGAGCCAGCTTTGGCCTGCTCCGGGTGGGTGGGCCGCAGGTGCTGCTCTTCTGGGGCCTGGCCACCCTCCTGGTGGTGCTGCAGAACGGGGTCGGCTTGCTGCTGGCAGGCGCCCTGGGGCTCGATCCGCTGGTCGGCATGATCTCCGGATCGGTGACCATGACTGGAGGCCACGGCACCGGAGCTGCGTTCGGGCAGATGTTCGAGGAGCAGTATCAGGTTCCCGGAGGACTGACCCTGGCCTTAGCGGCTGCGACGTTCGGTCTCGTCAGCGGCGGGCTCCTGGGCGGACCGATTGCCACGCGGCTGATTCAGCGCGGTCGCCTGACGAGCCGGGGCTCGGGTTTGGCGGCCAGCGTCGTGCCGAGACTGGATCACGCCGCTCAGCCCTCAGCGCAGGCAGACCAGGAGGCGGCGCCGGCCGACGGTGCCGATTCCGCGTCGGCCTACGGCATTCTCCATGGGCTCGCGATCATCCTGGTTGCCATGGCGCTGGGGGGATTATTGAGCGGATGGCTGGGCCGCTTCATCACGCTGCCGGCCTATATCGGGGCCATGATCGTGGCCGCCACCGTGCG contains:
- the gltS gene encoding sodium/glutamate symporter, with product MPTLALDLIQTVALAVAVLFAGYGLRRRIAVLDRFNIPAPVIGGFLFAALALTLRQTGLLAFEFDTTLQSPFMIAFFTTIGLGASFGLLRVGGPQVLLFWGLATLLVVLQNGVGLLLAGALGLDPLVGMISGSVTMTGGHGTGAAFGQMFEEQYQVPGGLTLALAAATFGLVSGGLLGGPIATRLIQRGRLTSRGSGLAASVVPRLDHAAQPSAQADQEAAPADGADSASAYGILHGLAIILVAMALGGLLSGWLGRFITLPAYIGAMIVAATVRNLDDRFRFLRIEQRTVDGLGTVALSLFLTMALMSLRLWELLDLAIPMLIILAVQVALVAIFAYAVIFRLMGRDFDAAVMAGGICGFGLGATPNAVANMRAIVERYGPAPRAFLVVPMVGAFFIDFTNALVITTFINFVR